Within the Salvia hispanica cultivar TCC Black 2014 chromosome 4, UniMelb_Shisp_WGS_1.0, whole genome shotgun sequence genome, the region CATTTAGAAATCATATGCCTCGACATCCATTTCGATCTCTATTCCTATCTTAAGAATAAGGCCTTTTAATGTAGTATATATCATCCATACTTGtagtaaacaaaaaaattagcaCCACCTAAGTTGCATTACATCTTTGCCAAATAGTTAAGGAGTAGTGCACATCCTCAAATCTCATTTAATGATAACCATAGTAACTAACAAGTCGTCCAAACATTAATTGATCTGTacacattttatataaaaattagcaTACAGATCGTGCAAATTAGCATATATGATTTGATGTATATGGTGATATCAATGGAGGAGAAGGCAATATTCTAGTTGAAATATAGGAATAAACTATATACACATCCTCCAAATTATCTGTGACGTAACAAAACCAAGCAATGCGAATTCTGCATTCATTCATTATATGACTGGTTTCATGCGATTTGAGTTTcttattattcatggaaggTTGTCTATGATTTGAGTTTCTTAGTATTACAATGGAAGGATTTTAGTTTTTACCTTTGAGTTGGAGATTGCGGCACCACCGAAATTTTCACCTTTTTGTTCTTggatgagaaaatgaaaaatgaaaggtTTTTCTTGTACGAAATTGACAAAAGAAACGTTTTAGCAACTGGAATAGTTTTATTCTTTATGTAACGAGTGGCTATATGTCAATTTTATATTGGTGAAATGTTTTAGAAAAGTTGGATTTAGTCATTTAATCTTTATTCAAAGTTAATATAGTGAATCCACGATATTCACACCTGTAATTGTATAAAAGTGCTGTGTTACATTAcaatattgatttgttttggCATGTCATTATCTGATTTTGAAGGTGCTAAATACTTGTGAGAAATTTCCAACAAAATAGTGATGTGGTTATTTGGTTTTGGGTTTACTCACTATGTCTCGTTAGTAGTAttatcttctttcttcttttttttttttttgataaaaaaagcAGGCTAAGCctaaaaagaaagtaaactaACGACAATATGAAATGTCTAATCCATCATGAAGGAGCCAAATATTAAGACCTGATGGTGGTTGATCCAAAACAAGCACCCCATGAGCAAAGCTATAGGCATGGTGCGATAAGAAGTCCGCCGCAAAATTCCTCCCGCAATGCACATGGCGCACCATTGCTGAGTCAAATTATGAGATTAATCTGCTGAATGAGTTTGTTTGtgagtttgtttgttttggaGAAATGATTAATGGTAAAAGATCAAATCCTTTGTGACTAAAACTAGCTAGGTAGTTTTAATAATGTTTATTTGtctcttaaaatataaattacttttttcagtttatactttaaaatgatgaacttttaaatttttaaaaaaattatttaattatgtcaGATTCATTTTCTgctaacaatatttcaatattttttattctctctcttccgAACAACATAAAGATATACTGAGGATATGGTAGAAGTTTAATGAAAATGCTTAACAATTTCCTAAAATGTCAGGccatatcaaataaatttcttCCACAAAACGTGAAAAGGGTATGTCATAACTCATAGAGTCATAGCAATAAAAATTTGGTCGGAGATATAAATGTTAATTTATGAGTGATGAATGACAAATTGACAACGAAACCATACATGTTGGTGGTATCCCACCATTTTTTTCCGCGACCAAACAGcacaacatttatttttgtaatttcttgTTACGCTTAATTAGTCCATACCATATATGGTTTATCAGGAGTATATACTAATCATATGTTTTCACACTTTGATGCTCTGTTCTGAAAATCGATtgaaatacacaaaatatagcTACTTATTGCTAGTTGCTGTTGAGACTTCCATCGGAATGGAATATGGATGGAAATGCCTTTAGCTCCAATAACAAATCATTCAACCaatcaaataacaaaattattggaaaaaaTAGAGTGATATTAAAAAAGCAAGCACAGAAATTCGGAATTCGTATATACTAGTATGAATATGAtctgaaaatttgaatctACAGAATCTCTCTCCTGGCGGCGTACCCGTACTGCGACCGCTGGATATTCTGCTGCCGCTTTTTGTACACCACCACGCCGGCGCCGACAATCAGCACTCCGGCTATCACTCCCACCGCCACGCCGACTTTCTGGCCGCTACTAATTCCGCCGGATGAGTCGCCCTTGTTGTCCAGATCTGCCGCATTGGGCTCACTCTCGCGCTTGATGTCTCCGGCCGGCGCGGGAGAGCTAGAGGGAGACTTGTTGTCCGGAGTCGGTGCGGGAGAAGGTGAGTGTGAGTCGAGATCTGGAGGCGGCGGCGCCGGAGGTGAGGAGAGGGAGTGGGCGGGTGAAGGCGCGGAGGACGGAGGCGTAGAAATTTGGTCGGCGGGTGGATGCGTATGTGGAGAAGGGGAATGCGCCGGCGAATGATCGGAGAGGACGGGGTAAGTAAAGAGGAGGAGcgagaagagagagataatTGGGGAAATGGAGGCCATGGATGAGATCTGATTGTTGGATTGGAGCTTGAAAGTGAGTGGAATAGTAATTGACTatacgagagagagagagagagttgggGATCTGAGAGAAGAGTAGAAAACAAGTAATGAGGGAGATGAGAGCTTTGTTTGTGAAAATGGAAGATCT harbors:
- the LOC125221294 gene encoding classical arabinogalactan protein 4-like, which gives rise to MASISPIISLFSLLLFTYPVLSDHSPAHSPSPHTHPPADQISTPPSSAPSPAHSLSSPPAPPPPDLDSHSPSPAPTPDNKSPSSSPAPAGDIKRESEPNAADLDNKGDSSGGISSGQKVGVAVGVIAGVLIVGAGVVVYKKRQQNIQRSQYGYAARREIL